From Alosa sapidissima isolate fAloSap1 chromosome 7, fAloSap1.pri, whole genome shotgun sequence, the proteins below share one genomic window:
- the arhgef3l gene encoding rho guanine nucleotide exchange factor (GEF) 3, like isoform X2, with the protein MMEVERMEPEESETDELSSWSPHPRDRLAACAGSSDYAGDEEDPDVSTDSFHDSEEPCNKKVKPVGKGAQVTGIITPVKTPALKRLGQSIQRSISFRTEARPLPAMPSIRTRQKASSFPRRRNSQLWSDTVDCMTNDMSAKEIKRQEIIYELTQGERQLIEDLNLVKKVYYEPMLKLDILTESELGQIFGTLDSLIPLHEDCLSRLERLRGAEKTVEAVGPTLLQWFPCLEAYITYCCNQVAAKALLDQKKQDRHVDQFLRLCQESPFSRKLDLWNFLDLPRSRLVKYPLLLKEIKKCTPNDHPDEDFLPDAINLIQSIISQVDQKTGEAECQFYRQCLCYAEDAQRVPEIMRSRFIYCHGELKSTKGHKLHVFLFELVLVLTRPQVSEGTIQFQVYRQPLPAANLTLEDIPDGEAGSSGSFRGAFTGNDKVKNCFRVTSRGRTKAQSHSLQANDSFNKQQWITFLRQAIVQSRDSETHTRRPSGFSPDPDLCHIAELSLNSDMEMIGQ; encoded by the exons GATGAAGAGGACCCTGATGTCAGTACAGACTCTTTTCATGATTCTGAG GAACCTTGTAATAAAAAGGTGAAACCTGTTGGAAAAGGGGCTCAAGTCACAGGCATTATAACACCAGTGAAAACGCCAGCATTGAAACGTCTGGGACAGTCCATACAG AGGTCCATCAGTTTCCGGACAGAGGCCCGGCCACTGCCAGCCATGCCATCCATCCGGACGCGACAGAAGGCATCTTCGTTTCCACGGCGCCGGAACAGCCAGCTGTGGAGTGACACGGTGGACTGTATGACCAATGACATGAGCGCCAAAGAGATCAAGAGACAGGAG ATCATCTATGAACTCACACAGGGGGAGAGGCAGCTCATAGAGGACCTGAATTTGGTCAAAAAA GTGTATTACGAGCCCATGCTGAAACTGGACATTCTGACGGAGAGTGAACTGGGCCAGATATTTGGGACGCTCGACTCCCTCATACCTCTTCATGAAG ATTGCCTGAGTCGCCTGGAGCGGttgagaggagcagagaagacTGTGGAGGCGGTTGGGCCCACCTTACTGCAGTGG TTCCCCTGCCTGGAGGCATACATCACCTACTGCTGCAACCAGGTGGCAGCGAAGGCGCTGCTGGACCAGAAGAAGCAGGATCGGCACGTGGACCAGTTCCTACGGCTCTGCCAGGAGTCCCCCTTCAGCAGGAAGCTGGATCTGTGGAACTTCCTGGACCTGCCGCGTAGCCGATTGGTCAAGTACCCACTGCTTCTCAAAGAGATCAAGAAGTGTACGCCCAACGACCACCCCGACGAGGACTTCCTACCTGACGCT ATTAACTTGATTCAGAGCATCATCTCCCAGGTGGACCAGAAGACGGGGGAGGCAGAGTGCCAGTTCTACAGGCAGTGCCTGTGCTACGCAGAGGACGCCCAGAGAGTGCCCGAGATCATGCGCTCGCGCTTCATCTACTGCCACGGGGAGCTCAAAAGCACCAAGGGACAT AAGCTGCATGTGTTCCTGTTTGAGCTGGTGTTGGTGTTGACCCGGCCTCAGGTGTCCGAGGGCACAATCCAGTTCCAGGTGTACCGCCAGCCCCTCCCTGCTGCAAATCTCACCCTTGAGGACATCCCAGACGGAGAGGCAGGGAGCTCCGGATCATTCCGTGGGGCCTTCACTGGGAATGATAAAG TGAAGAACTGTTTCAGAGTGACCAGCAGGGGGCGCACTAAGGCACAGTCCCACAGCCTCCAGGCTAACGACTCCTTCAACAAGCAGCAGTGGATCACCTTTCTGCGCCAGGCAATAGTCCAATCACGAGACAGCGAGACTCACACCCGCCGACCGTCTGGCTTCTCCCCCGACCCTGACCTGTGTCACATAGCGGAACTGAGCCTGAACTCCGACATGGAGATGATCGGTCAATAG